From one [Chlorobium] sp. 445 genomic stretch:
- a CDS encoding flagellar basal body rod modification protein yields MFKLRLKTLRVISAFGLLLGLGATLWLWCQDEELREAYYIERGERYENPEARYKWEIEQLLDPYTGKLPKDIRRKELLYANRLPSDDEIRERAALGWFNQNAKTQLQTQQLQSVQWNFRGPINVGGRTRALAIDVSNENVILAGGVSGGMWRSNDGGRTWRKTTAPDELHSVSCLAQDTRPRRRNIWYYGTGELRGNSASSNIGGGLYRGDGIFKSVDGGNTWARLPSTVTNAPQVFDNYFDWVWNIAIDPSNLNEDEVYAATLGAIHRSIDGGNSWRVVLPQGGNFSNAVISPRFNDVAVTSTGVVYAAMSSATSDANVTVAQGRGIWRSTDGINWTNITPANFPSTYNRIVIGIAPSNENIVYFLGETPNSGFNGDGRDWTSLWRYTYISGDGTGAGGRWEDLTSNMPAFGGSVGNMNSQQSYNLVVKVKPDDPNVVFIGGTNLYRSTSGFTTNTNTAWIGGYSNLNNISLYPNHHCDQHCIVFLPSNPNVMFTGNDGGVQRTNNCMAQNVVWEDLSRGYITSQFYTLAIEQNTVSDIIIGGLQDNGTQFVNSSTADVDWREVYGGDGGYCAIANGGNPYFISVQEGRIFRASLSADGRPLSVVSITPQNASNPLFINPFVLDPNNSNILYSLGGDRVFRNTNALTSTAASWDTLSPPFPGARLTSLAISRTPANRLYYGTNNGRVFRVDDAHSNAAVTTEITGANFPRSGTSNVGYVSCIAIDPTDANKVMVVFSNYNILSLFYSEDGGASWSAVAGNLEENPDGTGSGPAVKCAEILPVQGGKVYFVGTTTGLYATARLNGMQTQWVQQGHRTLGNVVVDMIRARQADGLVAVATHGNGIYSANITNLTPLSAQTDAPIARSFRLMQNYPNPFNPTTLIQYQLPTPSMVLLKVYDALGREVATLVNERKDAGLHQVEFRPMNLASGTYFYRLQAGQFVETKKMMLIK; encoded by the coding sequence ATGTTTAAGCTACGCTTGAAGACTCTGCGAGTTATCTCGGCATTTGGCTTGCTGCTGGGTCTTGGCGCTACATTATGGCTCTGGTGTCAGGACGAAGAACTAAGGGAAGCCTATTACATAGAGCGAGGTGAGAGATATGAAAATCCTGAAGCGCGCTACAAATGGGAAATAGAGCAACTGCTCGATCCTTACACGGGTAAATTGCCTAAGGATATTCGCCGCAAAGAATTGCTCTATGCCAACCGATTGCCAAGCGATGATGAAATCCGCGAAAGAGCGGCGCTGGGTTGGTTTAATCAAAATGCAAAAACGCAGTTGCAAACGCAGCAACTGCAAAGTGTGCAGTGGAATTTTCGCGGACCAATTAATGTCGGTGGACGCACACGCGCGTTGGCTATTGATGTGAGCAATGAAAATGTCATCCTTGCAGGTGGGGTTTCTGGCGGCATGTGGCGTAGCAACGATGGCGGAAGAACATGGCGCAAAACCACTGCCCCTGATGAACTGCATAGTGTCTCTTGCTTGGCGCAGGATACACGCCCGAGACGGCGCAATATCTGGTATTATGGCACAGGCGAATTGCGCGGCAACAGTGCAAGCTCCAATATCGGTGGCGGTCTTTATCGTGGCGATGGCATCTTCAAGTCCGTAGATGGCGGCAATACTTGGGCACGCTTACCTTCAACTGTAACTAACGCCCCACAAGTCTTCGACAACTATTTCGATTGGGTCTGGAACATTGCTATTGATCCGTCGAACTTGAATGAGGATGAAGTCTATGCGGCGACACTTGGCGCAATTCATCGAAGTATTGATGGTGGCAACAGTTGGCGTGTGGTATTGCCTCAAGGTGGAAATTTTTCTAACGCAGTCATTTCACCGCGCTTTAATGATGTCGCTGTGACATCAACAGGGGTAGTCTATGCAGCAATGAGTTCAGCAACGAGCGATGCGAATGTAACAGTAGCACAAGGACGCGGCATCTGGCGTTCAACAGATGGCATAAACTGGACAAACATTACACCAGCAAACTTTCCAAGCACTTACAATCGCATTGTGATTGGCATTGCCCCCTCAAATGAAAATATTGTCTATTTCTTGGGTGAAACGCCCAATAGCGGATTCAATGGCGATGGCAGAGACTGGACAAGTCTCTGGCGCTACACCTACATTTCAGGAGACGGCACCGGCGCAGGTGGTCGCTGGGAAGATTTAACGAGTAACATGCCCGCGTTCGGCGGTTCTGTTGGTAACATGAATTCACAGCAGAGTTACAACCTTGTTGTCAAAGTCAAGCCAGATGACCCAAATGTGGTCTTTATTGGTGGCACAAATCTCTACCGTTCGACCAGCGGGTTCACAACAAACACGAACACGGCTTGGATTGGTGGCTACTCCAATCTCAACAACATCAGCCTCTACCCCAATCATCATTGCGATCAGCACTGCATTGTATTTTTGCCATCCAATCCGAATGTGATGTTTACAGGTAATGATGGCGGCGTACAGCGCACAAATAATTGCATGGCACAAAATGTGGTCTGGGAAGATCTATCGCGTGGCTACATCACATCACAATTCTATACGCTGGCTATAGAACAGAACACAGTGAGCGACATCATCATTGGTGGCTTGCAAGACAACGGCACACAGTTTGTCAATTCATCAACGGCTGATGTGGATTGGCGTGAAGTGTACGGCGGCGACGGTGGCTACTGTGCCATTGCAAATGGCGGCAATCCATATTTCATCTCTGTCCAAGAAGGCAGAATTTTCCGTGCATCGCTAAGTGCAGATGGTCGCCCACTCTCAGTAGTATCTATCACACCGCAAAATGCCAGTAACCCGCTCTTTATCAATCCATTCGTCTTAGACCCAAACAATAGTAACATTCTTTACTCACTTGGCGGCGATAGAGTTTTTCGTAATACCAATGCGCTCACATCAACAGCGGCGAGCTGGGATACACTCTCACCACCTTTCCCCGGAGCAAGGCTAACGAGTTTAGCCATCTCACGCACGCCTGCTAATCGATTGTACTATGGCACAAACAACGGCAGAGTCTTTCGCGTCGATGATGCGCACTCCAATGCCGCTGTTACAACAGAAATCACAGGTGCAAATTTTCCACGTAGCGGCACATCTAATGTGGGCTATGTTAGTTGCATTGCAATTGACCCAACGGATGCAAACAAAGTTATGGTCGTATTTTCAAACTACAACATTCTGAGCCTGTTTTACAGTGAAGATGGTGGCGCAAGTTGGTCGGCAGTAGCTGGAAACTTAGAGGAAAATCCTGATGGCACAGGGAGCGGACCAGCCGTAAAATGCGCAGAGATTTTGCCCGTGCAAGGTGGCAAAGTCTATTTCGTGGGCACTACAACAGGACTCTACGCTACAGCAAGACTAAATGGTATGCAAACCCAATGGGTGCAGCAAGGACACAGAACACTTGGCAATGTGGTCGTCGATATGATTCGTGCAAGGCAAGCAGATGGATTGGTGGCGGTCGCAACGCATGGCAATGGTATCTACAGCGCAAACATTACAAATCTAACGCCGCTCTCAGCACAAACAGATGCACCAATTGCACGCTCATTCCGATTGATGCAAAATTATCCTAACCCATTTAATCCAACAACGCTAATTCAATATCAACTGCCAACGCCGAGCATGGTTTTGCTCAAAGTCTATGATGCGTTAGGACGAGAAGTGGCAACACTTGTCAATGAACGCAAAGACGCAGGTCTGCATCAGGTCGAATTTCGCCCGATGAATCTTGCAAGTGGCACCTATTTCTACCGCTTGCAAGCAGGGCAATTTGTGGAAACCAAAAAGATGATGCTTATCAAGTAA